A stretch of the Gossypium hirsutum isolate 1008001.06 chromosome D07, Gossypium_hirsutum_v2.1, whole genome shotgun sequence genome encodes the following:
- the LOC107953835 gene encoding aspartate aminotransferase, cytoplasmic isoform X2, which translates to MEHLKPMEPTRIHSNGDSLFQDMTFAPDIPVYVTTAAYNKDPCPNKLHLGIGVYRTEEGKCHTLNVVKQVEQTLANDLSADKEYLPITGMPEFNKLSAKLMFGSGSPAIKESRVVTVQCVSGCLSLRVGAEFLAKHYHQHVVYLPEPTYGNHPNLISAAGLTLKTYRYYDPKTLVLDFQGLLEDLGSALTGAIVLFHACGHNPTGVDPTCQQWEQIRQLMRQRGLLPFFDCAYQGLVSGNLDDDAQSIRMFGCDGGECFVAQSYSKNMGLYGERIGSLSIVCKTADVARRVESQLKLIIRPLYSNPPIHGAAIVTAILKDRDLYQKWTNELKAMRDRLVQVRRQLYDSLCNKDPSQTSIAKEKMQDELFSIIQP; encoded by the exons ATGGAGCATCTAAAGCCTATGGAGCCGACCAGAATCCACTCAAATGGCGATTCTCTGTTTCAGGACATGACCTTTGCTCCGGATATTCCAGTCTACGTG ACAACAGCTGCTTACAACAAGGACCCCTGCCCCAATAAGCTGCATTTGGGTATTGGTGTTTACCGAACAGAG GAGGGAAAATGCCATACATTAAATGTTGTTAAACAAGTGGAGCAGACACTAGCTAATGATCT GTCTGCTGACAAGGAGTATCTTCCTATAACAGGAATGCcggaatttaataaattaagtgcTAAGCTAATGTTTGGCTCTGGCAG CCCTGCCATCAAGGAAAGTAGAGTGGTTACTGTCCAATGTGTTTCTGGTTGTCTATCACTGAGGGTTGGAGCTGAATTTTTAGCAAAACATTACCACCAA CATGTGGTTTACCTTCCTGAGCCAACATATGGAAATCATCCAAATCTGATATCTGCGGCAGGGTTAACTTTGAAGACTTACCGATATTATGACCCCAAAACACTTGTGCTAGACTTTCAAG GCCTTTTGGAAGATCTTGGGTCTGCCTTAACTGGAGCCATTGTGCTTTTCCACGCTTGTGGCCATAATCCTACTGGTGTTGATCCGACTTGTCAGCAGTGGGAACAGATCAGGCAGTTAATGCGACAGAGAGGCCTATTGCCTTTTTTTGACTGTGCTTATCAG GGTCTGGTAAGTGGAAATCTTGATGATGACGCACAATCCATTCGCATGTTTGGTTGTGATGGCGGCGAATGCTTTGTGGCTCAATCATATTCAAAAAATATGGGACTCTATGGGGAGCGCATTGGTTCGCTTAGCATT GTTTGCAAAACAGCTGATGTGGCAAGGCGGGTTGAAAGCCAGCTCAAACTGATCATAAGACCCTTGTATTCAAACCCGCCCATTCATGGTGCAGCCATTGTTACTGCCATTCTGAAGGATAG GGATTTGTACCAAAAATGGACTAACGAATTGAAGGCGATGAGAGATCGACTGGTCCAAGTACGCCGCCAACTCTATGATTCTTTATGCAACAAAG ATCCATCTCAAACCTCCATTGCAAAAGAGAAAATGCAGGATGAGTTGTTTTCAATCATTCAACCATGA
- the LOC107953835 gene encoding aspartate aminotransferase, cytoplasmic isoform X1, with protein MEHLKPMEPTRIHSNGDSLFQDMTFAPDIPVYVTTAAYNKDPCPNKLHLGIGVYRTEEGKCHTLNVVKQVEQTLANDLSADKEYLPITGMPEFNKLSAKLMFGSGSPAIKESRVVTVQCVSGCLSLRVGAEFLAKHYHQHVVYLPEPTYGNHPNLISAAGLTLKTYRYYDPKTLVLDFQGLLEDLGSALTGAIVLFHACGHNPTGVDPTCQQWEQIRQLMRQRGLLPFFDCAYQGLVSGNLDDDAQSIRMFGCDGGECFVAQSYSKNMGLYGERIGSLSIVCKTADVARRVESQLKLIIRPLYSNPPIHGAAIVTAILKDRDLYQKWTNELKAMRDRLVQVRRQLYDSLCNKGTPGDWSHIIKQVGMYSFTGLNKDQVDFLTREYHIYMSSDGRINIGGLSSKAVPYFAGAIHDAVISSLPSSTLA; from the exons ATGGAGCATCTAAAGCCTATGGAGCCGACCAGAATCCACTCAAATGGCGATTCTCTGTTTCAGGACATGACCTTTGCTCCGGATATTCCAGTCTACGTG ACAACAGCTGCTTACAACAAGGACCCCTGCCCCAATAAGCTGCATTTGGGTATTGGTGTTTACCGAACAGAG GAGGGAAAATGCCATACATTAAATGTTGTTAAACAAGTGGAGCAGACACTAGCTAATGATCT GTCTGCTGACAAGGAGTATCTTCCTATAACAGGAATGCcggaatttaataaattaagtgcTAAGCTAATGTTTGGCTCTGGCAG CCCTGCCATCAAGGAAAGTAGAGTGGTTACTGTCCAATGTGTTTCTGGTTGTCTATCACTGAGGGTTGGAGCTGAATTTTTAGCAAAACATTACCACCAA CATGTGGTTTACCTTCCTGAGCCAACATATGGAAATCATCCAAATCTGATATCTGCGGCAGGGTTAACTTTGAAGACTTACCGATATTATGACCCCAAAACACTTGTGCTAGACTTTCAAG GCCTTTTGGAAGATCTTGGGTCTGCCTTAACTGGAGCCATTGTGCTTTTCCACGCTTGTGGCCATAATCCTACTGGTGTTGATCCGACTTGTCAGCAGTGGGAACAGATCAGGCAGTTAATGCGACAGAGAGGCCTATTGCCTTTTTTTGACTGTGCTTATCAG GGTCTGGTAAGTGGAAATCTTGATGATGACGCACAATCCATTCGCATGTTTGGTTGTGATGGCGGCGAATGCTTTGTGGCTCAATCATATTCAAAAAATATGGGACTCTATGGGGAGCGCATTGGTTCGCTTAGCATT GTTTGCAAAACAGCTGATGTGGCAAGGCGGGTTGAAAGCCAGCTCAAACTGATCATAAGACCCTTGTATTCAAACCCGCCCATTCATGGTGCAGCCATTGTTACTGCCATTCTGAAGGATAG GGATTTGTACCAAAAATGGACTAACGAATTGAAGGCGATGAGAGATCGACTGGTCCAAGTACGCCGCCAACTCTATGATTCTTTATGCAACAAAG GGACCCCAGGTGACTGGAGCCATATTATCAAGCAGGTGGGAATGTATAGTTTCACCGGATTGAACAAGGATCAAGTTGACTTTCTGACTAGAGAATACCATATCTACATGTCATCTGATGG GAGGATTAACATTGGAGGCCTAAGTTCAAAGGCAGTTCCATATTTTGCAGGTGCAATACACGATGCAGTTATAAGCTCTCTTCCATCCAGTACTTTAGCCTAG
- the LOC107953834 gene encoding aspartate aminotransferase, cytoplasmic, protein MRPEFASPSSSSSSSADRRLNALVRHLATASMVSQTAVAFSPTSGFHGDSVFSHVVRAPEDPILGVTVAYNKDPSPVKLNLGVGAYRTEEGKPLVLNVVRKAEQMLLNDKSRVKEYLPIVGIAEFNKLSAKLIFGADSPAIRENRVTTVQCLSGTGSLRVGAEFLARHYHQKTIYIPQPTWGNHPKVFTLAGLSVKTYRYYDPTTRGMNFQGLLEDLGSAPSGSIVLLHACAHNPTGVDPTLQQWEQIRQLMRSKALLPFFDSAYQGFASGNLDEDAQSIRMFVADGGECFVAQSYAKNMGLYGERVGALSVVCRAADVASKVESQLKLVIRPMFSNPPIHGASIVVTILKDSNMFNEWTIELKAMADRIISMRKQLFDALRARGTPGDWSHIIKQIGMFTFTGLNSKQVEFMTREYHIYMTSDGRISMAGLSSKTVPHLADAIHDAVTRMS, encoded by the exons ATGCGCCCCGAATTCGCGTCAccgtcttcttcttcatcttcgtcGGCCGATCGTCGGTTAAACGCTCTGGTCCGACACCTCGCAACCGCATCAATGGTGTCTCAAACCGCCGTAGCATTTTCTCCCACCTCCGGGTTTCATGGAGACTCCGTTTTCTCTCACGTCGTTCGCGCCCCTGAAGATCCCATTCTCGGA GTGACTGTTGCATATAACAAAGATCCCAGCCCCGTTAAGTTGAATTTAGGAGTTGGTGCTTATCGAACTGAG GAAGGGAAGCCTCTTGTTCTTAATGTGGTGAGAAAAGCTGAACAAATGTTGTTGAACGATAAATCACGTGTTAAGGAATATCTTCCCATTGTTGGAATAGCTGAGTTTAATAAATTAAGTGCTAAACTTATTTTTGGTGCTGACAG CCCTGCTATTCGAGAGAATCGGGTTACTACAGTTCAGTGTTTATCTGGGACGGGTTCATTGAGAGTTGGAGCTGAATTTTTGGCTAGGCATTATCATCAA AAAACTATATACATTCCACAGCCAACATGGGGAAATCACCCCAAGGTTTTTACTTTGGCAGGATTATCTGTGAAAACTTACCGCTATTATGATCCAACAACACGCGGAATGAATTTCCAGG GGTTATTGGAGGACCTTGGCTCTGCCCCTTCTGGATCAATTGTGCTTCTTCATGCATGTGCTCATAATCCCACTGGAGTCGATCCCACCCTTCAGCAGTGGGAGCAAATTAGGCAGTTGATGAGATCGAAGGCATTGTTACCTTTCTTTGATAGTGCTTATCAG GGTTTTGCCAGTGGAAATCTTGATGAAGATGCACAGTCGATTCGTATGTTTGTTGCTGATGGTGGTGAATGCTTTGTAGCTCAGAGTTATGCAAAGAACATGGGCCTCTATGGCGAACGTGTTGGTGCATTGAGTGTT GTCTGCAGGGCAGCCGATGTAGCAAGCAAGGTCGAAAGTCAGCTCAAGCTTGTTATTCGGCCAATGTTTTCAAATCCACCAATTCATGGTGCATCTATTGTGGTAACCATCCTGAAGGACAG CAACATGTTCAATGAATGGACTATTGAGTTGAAGGCAATGGCTGACCGTATCATCAGCATGCGCAAACAACTTTTTGATGCTTTGCGTGCTAGAG GAACACCTGGTGACTGGAgtcatatcatcaaacaaattgGAATGTTCACCTTCACCGGACTAAATTCAAAGCAAGTGGAATTCATGACCAGAGAATACCATATCTACATGACTTCTGATGG GAGGATTAGCATGGCAGGACTGAGTTCAAAGACAGTCCCTCATCTGGCTGATGCAATTCATGATGCAGTTACTCGTATGTCATAG
- the LOC107953833 gene encoding transcription factor MYB3R-1, with amino-acid sequence MDGDRTISTPSVVPSISDGAQRMRAFHGRTSGPTRRSTKGQWTPEEDEILRKAVQQFKGKNWKKIAECFKDRTDVQCLHRWQKVLNPELVKGPWSKEEDELIIELVNKFGPKNWSTIAQHLPGRIGKQCRERWHNHLNPAINKEAWTQEEELALIRAHQVYGNKWAELSKFLPGRTDNAIKNHWNSSVKKKVDSYVASGLLEQFQFPLLTNQSQSMPSSSSRIQRNVDDSGSKCRTEADDISKCSQEPTMAGCSQPTSDLANAAVHTREHSHLTEISGVGKEKNSCPAPCSEEYYPSLEDVSFSIPEIPGEAGYSTCGDYQFGLTNLPNPSSLELGQESSGFKNHCIDTSRCHEVMNVALQTSVGLNAPTSFINTVTTSDKQEHMLITDDECCRVLFSETVTDGCFVSEDLTQGYNMVESSSQASDIQKSETGITPELQSNCPSRSEVLPTSCCQPFVSPLISVEDGTTLIYGRELGQLTGQPFETQEQELTMNVHDGFICTSDDHTYDTDMQGRSYLDKDSPKLVPVNTFGSESNAMQTCPIVDDKPNLPAEQDEGGLCYEPPRFPSLDIPFFSCDLISSGSDKQQEYSPFGIRQLMMSSMNCISPFRLSDSPLWDDSPDAKLKSAAKTFTGTPSILKKRHRDLLSPLSERRCGKKLETDMTSNLSKEFSCLDVMLDASGTGNTSQESPSECKTKSGVFIEEKENLCQAVDQEQYNGVDHTEPLDDEGQKKDSNGINSQGDIEKEACVTDAKDKTYANASDKIVQRPPEVLVEHNLNDLLLFSPEHVGLKADRPLLSSSTLTPRNQGLASECFSGNACVIVSSPTPQIKNSESQSISSATLENLADNAGNGAAIENYNMFSETPLKRSIESSSAWKSPWFINSFVPGPRIDTEITIEDIGYLMSPPDRSYDAIGLMKQLSEHTAATYADALEVLGNETPESIVKGRRSNNSKMDKENNQMETQSHLASDILVERRILDFSECGTPGKGTENRKSSTAVSFSSPTSSYLLKGCR; translated from the exons ATGGATGGTGACAGAACAATATCGACTCCTTCAGTTGTGCCCAGCATCAGCGATGGCGCTCAGAGAATGCGAGCTTTTCATGG AAGAACTAGTGGTCCTACGAGACGTTCTACAAAAGGACAATGGACCCCTGAGGAG GATGAGATTCTGCGTAAAGCTGTTCAAcaatttaaaggaaaaaattgGAAAAAGATAG CGGAGTGTTTCAAGGATCGGACTGATGTACAGTGCCTACACAGGTGGCAAAAGGTCTTGAATCCAGAACTTGTTAAAGGGCCATGGTCCAAAGAG GAGGATGAACTGATAATTGAGTTGGTGAACAAATTTGGGCCCAAAAATTGGTCAACCATTGCTCAGCACTTACCTGGACGTATTGGAAAGCAGTGCAGAGAAAG GTGGCATAATCATCTCAATCCAGCCATAAATAAAGAGGCATGGACTCAGGAAGAAGAGCTGGCTCTTATTCGTGCTCATCAGGTTTATGGAAACAAATGGGCAGAGCTCTCAAAGTTCTTGCCAGGAAG GACAGACAATGCTATAAAAAATCACTGGAACAGTTCAGTCAAAAAGAAAGTGGACTCTTACGTAGCATCAGGACTTCTAGAACAATTTCAGTTTCCACTTCTTACAAATCAAAGCCAGTCTATGCCTTCATCTTCTTCAAGGATACAGAGGAATGTAGATGATAGTGGTTCCAAATGTAGGACAGAAGCAGATGACATATCAAAATGCAGCCAAGAACCTACTATGGCTGGCTGCTCCCAGCCTACAAGTGATTTGGCTAATGCTGCTGTGCATACAAGAGAGCATTCGCACTTGACTGAAATATCTGGTGTGGGAAAGGAGAAGAATTCCTGTCCGGCACCTTGTTCAGAAGAGTATTATCCATCTTTGGAAGATGTCAGCTTCTCCATTCCAGAAATACCTGGTGAAGCAGGGTATTCAACATGTGGGGATTACCAGTTTGGTTTAACAAACCTACCTAATCCTTCTTCTCTGGAATTAGGGCAAGAATCATCTGGATTCAAAAATCACTGTATAGATACTAGTAGATGCCATGAAGTGATGAATGTTGCATTACAAACTTCTGTAGGATTAAATGCACCTACATCTTTCATAAATACAGTTACAACTTCTGACAAGCAAGAACATATGCTGATAACGGATGATGAATGTTGTAGGGTCCTATTCTCAGAGACAGTAACTGATGGATGCTTTGTCTCTGAAGATCTTACACAAGGATATAATATGGTTGAATCATCTTCTCAGGCTTCAGACATCCAAAAATCTGAAACTGGAATCACGCCAGAGTTGCAATCTAATTGTCCTTCAAGGTCTGAAGTGTTGCCAACCTCATGCTGTCAACCTTTTGTGTCTCCACTTATTTCAGTTGAGGATGGTACCACCCTTATATATGGCAGAGAGCTTGGTCAGTTAACTGGTCAACCTTTTGAAACTCAGGAGCAAGAACTTACTATGAATGTACATGATGGCTTTATCTGTACTAGTGATGACCATACATATGATACAGACATGCAAGGGCGATCATACCTTGACAAAGATTCTCCGAAGTTGGTTCCAGTGAACACTTTTGGTTCTGAATCAAATGCAATGCAAACTTGTCCTATTGTGGATGATAAACCAAACTTGCCTGCTGAACAAGATGAAGGAGGTCTATGTTATGAACCTCCTCGCTTTCCAAGCTTAGATATTCCATTTTTCAGCTGTGATCTTATATCAAGTGGCAGCGATAAGCAGCAAGAATATAGTCCCTTTGGTATTCGCCAACTAATGATGTCATCTATGAACTGCATCTCTCCATTTAGATTGTCTGATTCTCCATTATGGGATGATAGTCCTGATGCTAAGCTGAAAAGTGCTGCCAAAACTTTCACTGGTACACCATCCATATTGAAGAAACGCCACCGTGACCTATTGTCTCCTTTATCAGAAAGAAGATGTGGCAAAAAGCTGGAAACAGATATGACATCCAATTTGAGCAAAGAATTCTCTTGCTTGGATGTTATGTTGGATGCGAGTGGGACTGGAAACACATCTCAGGAGTCTCCATCTGaatgtaagaccaagtctggtgtcttcattgaagaaaaagaaaacctgtGTCAAGCAGTTGATCAGGAACAATACAATGGGGTAGATCACACTGAACCTTTAGATGATGAAGGTCAGAAGAAAGATTCTAATGGAATTAATTCCCAAGGAGACATAGAAAAGGAAGCCTGCGTTACTGATGCCAAGGACAAAACATATGCTAACGCTTCTGACAAAATT GTCCAACGGCCTCCAGAAGTGCTTGTTGAGCACAATTTAAATGATCTACTATTGTTTTCTCCTGAACATGTTGGTCTTAAAGCAGACAGACCATTATTGTCTTCAAGCACACTGACTCCAAGAAATCAGGGTTTGGCTTCTGAATGCTTTTCGGGAAATGCATGCGTAATTGTCAGCTCTCCTACTCCGCAAATAAAGAACAGTGAAAGCCAGTCAATTTCATCAGCAACCTTGGAGAATTTGGCTGATAATGCCGGGAATGGTGCTGCTATTGAAAATTACAATAT GTTCAGTGAAACTCCATTAAAAAGAAGTATAGAATCCTCATCAGCATGGAAGTCTCCTTGGTTTATCAACTCTTTTGTTCCAGGCCCAAGGATTGATACAGAAATAACAATTGAG GACATTGGATACCTGATGAGCCCTCCAGATAGAAGCTACGATGCCATCGGGTTGATGAAACAATTAAGTGAGCATACTGCAGCTACTTATGCTGATGCTTTGGAAGTTTTGGGAAATGAAACTCCAGAATCAATTGTGAAGGGAAGACGCTCCAACAATTCTAAAATGGACAAAGAGAATAATCAAATGGAGACTCAATCACATTTGGCTTCAGATATCTTG GTGGAGCGTCGCATCCTTGACTTTAGCGAATGTGGAACGCCTGGAAAGGGTACCGAAAATAGAAAGTCCTCAACTGCCGTGAGTTTCTCAAGCCCTACCTCTTCCTACCTCTTGAAAGGCTGCAGGTAA